The sequence below is a genomic window from Campylobacter sp. MIT 12-8780.
CCTAAATTCTGACTTAATTCATCTATCTTTTGAAGGCTTTTACTTTGTTTTTCTAGGCTTTTCATCAATTTTTCCTTGTTTGTTCGTTTATGATTTTAAGATTATAGCACTTTTTGACTTAGAAAGATAAAACAAAAAGAGAAAAAGCTTTAAAAACTTTAGCACAAGCTAAGTTGCAAGATAAAAAATGAAAGAACTTTTCAGGATAGTTTTAACAATAAAAACTTTATAAAATTTACAAAATGAAACCTTGCTTTCTTAAATTTTGCTTCTTTTTTACACAAACTGAGCTAAGATAAGTTATAATCTTTTTCAAAAAGCGATCTTGGAGTAAAGATGAGCCAAAAAGCCCAGCTTAACAAACAAAAATTAAAAGATGAGCAATTTTTTAAAATTTTTTTAGGCTTGGTTTTGGCAATATTTCTTGCCCTCATCGCTACAGCGATAGCATTTTTTTACCTCAAAGCTTCCATTAAAGTTTCTATCTTGCTTGGTATAATGGCACTTTTGGTGACTTTGTGGACGAACAAAGCTTTGCCTATGGGCGTTGTTTCCTTGCTTCCTATTATACTTTTTCCTAGTTTTGGAATTTTAGAGACAAAGCAAGCCACTGCAAATTATGCTAATCCCATAATATTTTTGTTTTTAGGTGGCTTTATGATTGCTACAGCTACTGAAAAAACAGGACTTCACAAGGTGATCGCCAAGACTTTTTTAAGCCGCTTTCCTCAAACCCCAAAAGGTGTGATTTGCGCTCTTGGCTTTGCAAGTATAGTGCTTGGCTCTGCTTTGTCAAACTCAACCGTAGCTCTTTTACTCTTACCTGTTGCGATGTCAATCAGTGATGATACTTTTTTAAGAACGCGTTTTTTGCTTACTATAGCCTTTGCAGCAAGTATTAGTGGGATCACAACGCCTATTTCAAGTCCGCCAAATTTAATCTATCTTGGCTTTTTAGAAAATATCCACATGCCAAGTCTAAGCTTTACAACTTGGATTTTTATGATGCTTCCTATCACTTTGCTTATGCTTTTTGCGATGATTAAAATTCTTTCTTTTAATACTGAGGGCAAGAGCTTGAATTTAGAAGCTTTTACACAGATGAAAAGCACCAAAGAGCAAAAACGTTTGCTTGTATTTTTGTGCGCTTTACTCATCACTCTTTTTATAAACTCGCCTATAAAGCCATTTTACAATGGTTTGGGCTTAAATGAAAATGTGGTTTTGCTTGCCTTTGGTTTGATGATGTTTTTGCCAAAAATAGGCTTTTTATCATGGAATGATTCAAAATCCATACCTTATGAACTTATCTTTTTGTTTGGAGCAAGCTTTTGTATCGCCACAGCTTTTTCTCAAGCTGAGCTAAGTGGGGCATTTGAGAAGTTTTTCTTGCTTTTTAAGGATTTGCCTTTTGTGCTTTTTGTGTTTATCGCAAGTTGTTGTGCTATCGTTGCTACGAGCTTTTTATCCACTACAGCACTTATTGCTATCATCTTGCCTATCATTAATGTCGCTACAGCAAGCTTTTTAGATGAAACGCACCGCATGCTTGTTATGCTTATCATCACGATTTGTGCGAGCTTTTCTTTTATGATCCCTATCTCAACCCCGCCAAATGCTATAGTTTTTGCTCAAGGTGGGATTAAAACTTTAGATATGATGAAATTTGGAAGCTTACTTACCCTTGTTGGTATTGTTTTAGTAACTTTGTTTGGGGTGTGGTATTGGTGGCTTTTTATCTTTTAACGATGAGCGTCTAAAAAACAAAGCAAAGACTTTACTACATAAAGCCTATTTACCGCCTCATCAAACACTTCTTTGCTATGAGCTTCAAACACTTCTTCGCTTACTTCATAGCCTCTATACGCTGGCAAGCAGTGCAAGAAAATCGCTTCTTTTTCAGCTTTTTTCATCGCTTCTTCATCGATGATAAAACCTTCAAAGTCTTTAAGCCTCTTTACTTTTTCAGCCTCTTGTCCCATAGAAACCCAAGTATCAGTGATGATGACTTCTTTACCTGCTAGGGCTTCAAATTTATCATTTGTAAAGCTGAGTTTTGCACCTGATTTTTTAGCTTCATTGAGTGCAAACTCAAGCACATTTTCGTTGATCTTATAGCCTTTTGGTGTAGCAATGCTAAGCTCAAAGCCAAGTATTGAAGCCGTGATAAGCCAAGAATTACACATATTGTTGCTATCGCCTATATAAGCGATTTTGCCTTTTTTGTTGTATTCTTTGATGGTAAGCAAGTCCCCTAAAACTTGAGTTGGATGATACAAATCACTTAAGCCATTGATGATAGGTGCTTTGGAGTATTTAACAAATTCAAGCAAGGTTTCATGAGAATTGACTCTAAGCATAACAAAATCAACCATACTCGCAATAACCCTAGCCGTATCTTTGATAGGCTCGCCACGACTAAGTTGCAAGTCATTTGAGCTTAAAAACAAAGCCTTACCGCCAAGCTGAGTAATGCCAAGCTCAAAAGCCATTCGAGTGCGTGTAGAGTTTTTTTCAAAAATCATCGCCAAAGTTTTATCGATAAGCAATTTTTGCGGATTTTTTTTAAGCTCGCTAGCCTTAGCTACAAGAGCTAGAATTTCATCTTTGCTAAAATCCCTTAAAGTCAAACAATGCCTCATGATTATCCTTTCTCACGCAAATTAAAATTATAGCAAAAAATCATTCTTTTTTGCTCTTTTTGTCTTTAAAATATTATACCTCACAGCAAATTTCTTAGCGATAAAACTTTATTTTTCCTTAAATTTTCCCCTCTTTTATCAACCTTGCTACTTCTTTAGCATGATAGCTGATGATTAGCTTTGCGCCAGCTCTTTTAAAGGCGATCATCGTTTCTACCATTAGCTTTTCATACTCTATCACGCCTAGCTTTGCGCCAGCTTTAAGTAAAGCATATTCGCCGCTGACATTATATACACAAATTGGAAGCAAAGTGTGATGAGCTAGCTCTTTGATGATATCAAGATATGCAAGGGCTGGTTTTACCATGAGTATATCAGCGCCTTGCTTTTCATCTTCAAGGCTTTCTAAAAGTGCTTCTTTAGCGTTAGCATAGTCCATTTGATAGCTTTTTCTATCTCCATAACTTGGAGCAGATTCAGCTACATCTCTAAAAGGTCCATAAAAAGCTGAAGCAAATTTAGTTGAATACGCCATTATAGGTAGGTTTTCAAAGCCATTTTCATCAAGGGCTTTTCTCAAAGTAGCGATAATGCCATCCATCATACCACTTGGTGCGATCATATCAGCTCCAGCTCTTGCATGCACTAGGGCTTGCTTGGCTGAAATTTCAAGGGTAAGATCATTTGCCACGCTTTTAGTGTGCGGATCAATGATACCGCAATGTCCATGATCGGTGTATTCACAAAAGCAAAGATCAGTGATGATAAAAAGCTGTGGATACTCAGCCTTAATAGCCCTAATAGCTCTTGCAATGAGTGAGTTTTCATCAAGCGCTTCGCTGCCACAGCTATCTTTTAGCTCATTTTCTATCACCCCAAAAAGTATGATCGCCTTGATATCTAAGCTTACAAGTTCCTTGCACTCTTTTAAAAGCTCATCAATACTAAGCTGAAACACACCGGGCATTGAAGAAATTTCTTTTTTTACATTGTTACCATTTACCACAAAAAGCGGATATATGAAGTCCTCTATTTTTAGGGAAGTTTCTTTTAGCATAGCTCTTAAATTTTCATTCATTCGCAATCTTCTTAGTCTTTTAAACATTTAATTTCCTTTTTTTTGGTAAAATCACAGCGATTTTAACATATTTTATTTTGATAAGGACTTAATTTTGGATATAAAAATTTCAGATCAAGCAAATTTACCAAGCAAATTTGGGCAGTTTCAAATTCAAAGCTTTAAAGAAAAGCTTGCAAGTGGCGAGGAAAAAGAGCATTTATGTATCATAAAAGGCGATTTAAAGGGTGTTGTTAATATAAGAATTCATTCAGAATGCCTTACAGGAGATGCTTTAGGAAGCTTAAAATGCGATTGTGGTCCTCAGCTTGAGTTTGCACTTGATTATATAGAAAAAAACGGCGGTTTAATCATTTATCTTAGGCAAGAAGGGCGTGGAATAGGGCTTTTTAATAAAGTCAATGCTTATGCCTTGCAAGATTGTGGGCTAAATACCATAGAAGCGAATCTCAAGCTTGGTTTTAAGGCTGATGAGAGGCATTATGAAGTTGTTGATTTTATACTCAAGCATTATCAAATCAAAGAAGTCAATTTGCTTACAAATAACCCCTTAAAGCTTGATAGCTTAGGCGTTAAGGTGCTTCAAAGAGTGCCGATTTTAATCAAAGCAAACCGCTTTAATGAAGGCTATCTTAAGGTAAAGCAAGAACAAATGGGGCATTTGCTTTAAAATGCTTGAGTATATCAAAAAGCTAAGTTTAAGCGAGCAAAAAAAGTTTGAAAATCAATGCTTAGAGTATAAAACGCTTTTAAGTGAATTTAATAAAGTGCATAATCTTAGCCATTTTAAAGACTTAGATAAAGAAATTTATGATAGTGTAAAAGCGCTTGATTTTAAAGACTTAAGCTTTGTTAAAACAGCGGTTGATATAGGTTCTGGGGCAGGTTTTCCAGCTCTTTTTTTAGCTCTTTTTTTAAGGGCTGATTTTCATCTTTTTGAGCCAAATGCTAAAAAATCAGCCTTTTTAAGACTTATAAAAACGCGTTTAAAGCTTGCAAATTTACACATTCATAAAGAAAAAATCGAGCTTTTTAAGCCCAAATTTAAAGCCGATCTCATCACCTCAAGAGCCTTGATGAAAGTTGAGCCACTTATCAAGCTTTGCGAGGGATTTTTTGATACAAATTCGCTTTTTTTACTTTATAAAGGAAGCGAGCTTGAAAATGAGCTTATGCACCTCAAAGAAGTTGAAATCATCAATGACAAACAAAGAAAATATTGCTTTATCAAAGGAGCTGAAGCGTTAAAGACATTAAAAACTATAAAAGCTGATAAAAGATAAAACTAAATAAATTAACTCAAGGGATAAAAATGCTGATCTTTGGACACAAACTCATACAAAGTTTTCATTTTAAGCAAATTTTGAGCGAAAATGAGCTCAAAAGCGATGATAAAAAAGATGAAAATAATATATTTTGCTTCAAATACGATGAAAACTTCATCAAACTTTGTCTTGAAAAAGACTTTAAATTTGCTATCCTAGCTCAAAATGAAAATGAAATTTTACTTGCCAATGCCCTAAAAGCAAGCTTTATCTTGCTTAAAGATGAAAACTTAGCCCAAAAGGCAAGCAAAA
It includes:
- a CDS encoding SLC13 family permease → MSQKAQLNKQKLKDEQFFKIFLGLVLAIFLALIATAIAFFYLKASIKVSILLGIMALLVTLWTNKALPMGVVSLLPIILFPSFGILETKQATANYANPIIFLFLGGFMIATATEKTGLHKVIAKTFLSRFPQTPKGVICALGFASIVLGSALSNSTVALLLLPVAMSISDDTFLRTRFLLTIAFAASISGITTPISSPPNLIYLGFLENIHMPSLSFTTWIFMMLPITLLMLFAMIKILSFNTEGKSLNLEAFTQMKSTKEQKRLLVFLCALLITLFINSPIKPFYNGLGLNENVVLLAFGLMMFLPKIGFLSWNDSKSIPYELIFLFGASFCIATAFSQAELSGAFEKFFLLFKDLPFVLFVFIASCCAIVATSFLSTTALIAIILPIINVATASFLDETHRMLVMLIITICASFSFMIPISTPPNAIVFAQGGIKTLDMMKFGSLLTLVGIVLVTLFGVWYWWLFIF
- the argF gene encoding ornithine carbamoyltransferase — its product is MRHCLTLRDFSKDEILALVAKASELKKNPQKLLIDKTLAMIFEKNSTRTRMAFELGITQLGGKALFLSSNDLQLSRGEPIKDTARVIASMVDFVMLRVNSHETLLEFVKYSKAPIINGLSDLYHPTQVLGDLLTIKEYNKKGKIAYIGDSNNMCNSWLITASILGFELSIATPKGYKINENVLEFALNEAKKSGAKLSFTNDKFEALAGKEVIITDTWVSMGQEAEKVKRLKDFEGFIIDEEAMKKAEKEAIFLHCLPAYRGYEVSEEVFEAHSKEVFDEAVNRLYVVKSLLCFLDAHR
- the hemB gene encoding porphobilinogen synthase — translated: MFKRLRRLRMNENLRAMLKETSLKIEDFIYPLFVVNGNNVKKEISSMPGVFQLSIDELLKECKELVSLDIKAIILFGVIENELKDSCGSEALDENSLIARAIRAIKAEYPQLFIITDLCFCEYTDHGHCGIIDPHTKSVANDLTLEISAKQALVHARAGADMIAPSGMMDGIIATLRKALDENGFENLPIMAYSTKFASAFYGPFRDVAESAPSYGDRKSYQMDYANAKEALLESLEDEKQGADILMVKPALAYLDIIKELAHHTLLPICVYNVSGEYALLKAGAKLGVIEYEKLMVETMIAFKRAGAKLIISYHAKEVARLIKEGKI
- the ribA gene encoding GTP cyclohydrolase II — its product is MDIKISDQANLPSKFGQFQIQSFKEKLASGEEKEHLCIIKGDLKGVVNIRIHSECLTGDALGSLKCDCGPQLEFALDYIEKNGGLIIYLRQEGRGIGLFNKVNAYALQDCGLNTIEANLKLGFKADERHYEVVDFILKHYQIKEVNLLTNNPLKLDSLGVKVLQRVPILIKANRFNEGYLKVKQEQMGHLL
- the rsmG gene encoding 16S rRNA (guanine(527)-N(7))-methyltransferase RsmG; its protein translation is MLEYIKKLSLSEQKKFENQCLEYKTLLSEFNKVHNLSHFKDLDKEIYDSVKALDFKDLSFVKTAVDIGSGAGFPALFLALFLRADFHLFEPNAKKSAFLRLIKTRLKLANLHIHKEKIELFKPKFKADLITSRALMKVEPLIKLCEGFFDTNSLFLLYKGSELENELMHLKEVEIINDKQRKYCFIKGAEALKTLKTIKADKR